Part of the Acetomicrobium sp. S15 = DSM 107314 genome is shown below.
ATCGCCTTGGTCAAGGGATCTCTTCCCCGCAAAGAGGGGTCCGTAGACGCGCCGATAGGGAGGGACCCGAAGAACAGGTTGCGCATGGCGGTTGTCCCTCACGGCAAGCCTGCCGTTACGCGTTACGAAGTATTATGGCTTCGTCAGGGATGTTCGCTCACGATTTGCCGTCCGGTCACCGGAAGGACGCACCAGATCCGCGTCCACATGTCGTATTTGGGCTGTCCTATCGTAGGGGATATCCTCTATTCGCCTAAAAGCGACGAGCGCCTCGACCGCCCTTTCCTCCATGCGTGGCGACTTGCCTTCCCTCACCCGACGAGGGGTGAAGTTATAAACTTTCGTTCCTTCCTGCCTCCCGACCTGCGCCAATTTCTTCGAGGGAGGTTTTCCACGCCGTAGGCGATACTACGAGGCTCTTGGCGTCCGTGTAGGTGACGTGAGCCATGCTGCCCGGAATAGCTCTCACATGTTTTTTGAGCGTGTAATCAACGGTGACCTTCTCTGCGAGCCTGGCCTTGCTGTAGTAGGCGGCCAACGATGCCGCAAAGAGAAGGGCTTTTTCGCTCATCCCCCCGCCTGTGATAACGACGTGGGACCCCGGGATATCTTTGGCGTGCAGCCACATGTCGTTCGGGCGAGCGGCCTTGAAGGTGACGAACCTGTTGCCTTTGGCGTTTAAACCCACCAATATACGCCCTCCCTCCGGGAGCCTGAAGGTCAGATGCGGCGGGGTGCTCTCGACCCTACGCCCGCGTTCCTTTTTGGCGGCGATTTCGTCCAGGAGTGGCTTGACTTCGTCGGGGAATTCGAGGATCCCCAACATCTCGATCTCCTCTTCAACTTCGGCGATTTCTTTTACGAGTTTGTCCCGTTTCGCTTCGAGCGGCTTTATGTCCCTTTTGTATTTCTTAAAAAGAGAAAAATAACGCTTCGCGTTCTCTATAGCAGATTTGTCGGGGTCGAGCGGAATCTCTACAGGCCCTTCCTCCTTCCAGCCCTGAAGGGTTACCTTCTCCGTGCCTGGCGATACGCTGTCGGCATAAGCCAAAAGGATCTCTCCCCAGTAAGACCATCGCGAAGCCATATGTGTGCTTTGGATGACCCTTTCTACACCCTGCAATTTGTTGCGCAGCAGCTTGACCTTTGAGAGCATGGCTTTGCGGACGCACAGTTTTGCTTCCCCTACATAGCTTGCAAGTGTCGGCAAAAAGGTGGTTTCACGGCACGCCGATAGGGGGGATCCCGCAATAGCCCTCGCTTCGGGCAAGAGTTTCGGAAAGACCGCAAGGTAGTTGTTTATCTTCTGCACGACGAAGGCGTGGTTCCATCCTTCGTCTAACAGCGAAGATATGAGGGCGCGCCACTCCTCGGGCGAGTAAAGCTCCCAGTGCGTTTCTATGTGCCGCAAAAGGCCGGGACCGAGCCCTTTAAGCCTGCTTAAGTTTTCTCGCGTTAAGGCGACTTCCTCGAGCGTCACGCCGTCGAAGGGAGGCGGAACTTTGTACGGAAGCCCAGGAAGGAGGGATCTGTAGCGGTTTTCATCTCTGTGGACGTGTCGCGCGCACTCCACTATGCGGTCAGATTCGTCTAAAATGAGCAAGTTCGAAAACTTCCCCGTGGCTTCCAGCACCAAAGCCCTCGTCGAGGCAGCGCCGGCTCCCAGGCTCCTGCGAAAGGAGAACTTCAAAACGCGGTCGTCGCCGATCTGCTCTATGTCTTCCAGCGCGTATCCCGCTATGTGACACTTTAGCGCTTCTTTGATGGGCGGGACCTTTTTCGCCCACCCCTTTATTTCCTTCAGGTCAGAGGGGGAAATGCGGGAAAGCCCGTAAAATCTGGCATCCCAGGAGAAGAAAAGCCATTCCCTCCCAAAGCCCAGCGCGGCCCACTGATCTCCTGCCTCTGCGGATATCGCCTTGCTTCTTTTGTACGATGCGGAAAGTTCCCTCTCCCAGGCTTTTACCATCTCCGGCCCTATTGTCGCTCCGACGACTGTTGTCATCGATTCTTCCTCCACCCATTAATATGCGTCTTGCAGTGAACGATTATAGCGCTCTTAAACCCTTAATGGCCGGGTAAAGATGCCATGACGAAGGGCCTTTTAGAAGCCCTGCGCCTGCGCGCAGAGGCTAAAGACATCCGTGCCGAAAGGGCGTATACTAA
Proteins encoded:
- a CDS encoding NFACT family protein, whose amino-acid sequence is MTTVVGATIGPEMVKAWERELSASYKRSKAISAEAGDQWAALGFGREWLFFSWDARFYGLSRISPSDLKEIKGWAKKVPPIKEALKCHIAGYALEDIEQIGDDRVLKFSFRRSLGAGAASTRALVLEATGKFSNLLILDESDRIVECARHVHRDENRYRSLLPGLPYKVPPPFDGVTLEEVALTRENLSRLKGLGPGLLRHIETHWELYSPEEWRALISSLLDEGWNHAFVVQKINNYLAVFPKLLPEARAIAGSPLSACRETTFLPTLASYVGEAKLCVRKAMLSKVKLLRNKLQGVERVIQSTHMASRWSYWGEILLAYADSVSPGTEKVTLQGWKEEGPVEIPLDPDKSAIENAKRYFSLFKKYKRDIKPLEAKRDKLVKEIAEVEEEIEMLGILEFPDEVKPLLDEIAAKKERGRRVESTPPHLTFRLPEGGRILVGLNAKGNRFVTFKAARPNDMWLHAKDIPGSHVVITGGGMSEKALLFAASLAAYYSKARLAEKVTVDYTLKKHVRAIPGSMAHVTYTDAKSLVVSPTAWKTSLEEIGAGREAGRNESL